A genomic window from Streptomyces sp. 846.5 includes:
- a CDS encoding MDR family MFS transporter, producing the protein MSAAAQPRPPRIAAKTAVAVVFVSALFMSIMDTTIVNVALPSIGDQFHVDAASIGVVNVGYLVSLAVFVPLSGWLGDRFGTRRVFLTALAVFTLASLLCGTAANLQQLSLYRILQGAGGGMLNPVGMTMLLRAFPQEERMRANRVLMVPTAVAPALGPVLGGWLVDAASWHWVFIVNVPIGIVAMVFGLLFLPDFRSERAGRFDAAGFLLAAVGFGAATYALAEGADKGWGTAGIVIPAVVGIAAVAALVVVELRIDDPMLDLRLFKDRLFRATNLVGVVAGAAFLGMLFVFPLFYQNAVGATAFRTGLNTFPEALGVMLASQIVSRFYPRIGPRRLMAAGAVSVSVAVGLMSQLTPETSAWAARGLMFATGFSMAHLFMPTQTAAFATVSSAATGRASTLFNVQSRLGPALGVALLSTVLSAVGTVTTGPAGTPSANLAAYHTAFLVAAGLALVAAVLSLFVSDRDAAPTMVRKPRAKGPAMVPAPSLDS; encoded by the coding sequence ATGTCCGCAGCAGCGCAGCCACGCCCTCCGCGGATAGCCGCCAAGACCGCCGTCGCGGTCGTCTTCGTCTCCGCGCTGTTCATGTCGATCATGGACACCACGATCGTCAATGTGGCGCTCCCCTCCATCGGCGACCAGTTCCATGTGGACGCGGCCTCCATAGGCGTCGTCAACGTCGGCTACCTGGTCAGCCTCGCGGTCTTCGTGCCGCTCTCCGGGTGGCTCGGCGACCGCTTCGGCACCCGCAGGGTCTTCCTCACCGCGCTGGCCGTCTTCACCCTCGCGTCGCTGCTCTGCGGGACCGCCGCCAACCTCCAGCAGCTCAGCCTCTACCGGATCCTCCAGGGCGCCGGCGGCGGCATGCTCAACCCGGTCGGGATGACCATGCTGCTGCGCGCCTTCCCGCAGGAGGAGCGGATGCGGGCGAACCGGGTGCTGATGGTGCCGACCGCCGTCGCCCCGGCGCTGGGGCCGGTGCTGGGCGGCTGGCTGGTGGACGCCGCCTCCTGGCACTGGGTGTTCATCGTCAACGTCCCGATCGGCATCGTCGCCATGGTGTTCGGGCTGCTGTTCCTGCCGGACTTCCGCTCCGAGCGGGCCGGCCGCTTCGACGCCGCCGGCTTCCTGCTGGCCGCCGTCGGCTTCGGTGCGGCCACCTACGCCCTCGCCGAGGGGGCGGACAAGGGCTGGGGGACCGCCGGGATCGTGATTCCCGCGGTCGTCGGCATCGCCGCCGTGGCCGCGCTGGTCGTCGTGGAGTTGCGGATCGACGATCCGATGCTGGACCTGCGGCTCTTCAAGGACCGCCTGTTCCGCGCCACCAACCTGGTCGGCGTCGTCGCCGGCGCCGCGTTCCTGGGGATGCTCTTCGTCTTCCCCCTCTTCTACCAGAACGCCGTCGGCGCGACCGCCTTCCGGACCGGTCTCAACACCTTCCCCGAGGCCCTCGGGGTGATGCTGGCCTCGCAGATCGTCAGCCGGTTCTATCCGCGGATCGGGCCGCGCCGGCTGATGGCCGCGGGCGCCGTCTCCGTCTCCGTCGCCGTCGGGCTGATGTCGCAGCTCACCCCGGAGACCAGTGCCTGGGCGGCCCGCGGGCTGATGTTCGCGACCGGGTTCTCCATGGCCCATCTCTTCATGCCGACCCAGACGGCCGCCTTCGCGACCGTCTCCTCGGCCGCGACCGGCCGGGCCTCCACCCTCTTCAACGTCCAGAGCCGGCTCGGCCCGGCGCTCGGGGTGGCCCTGCTCAGCACCGTCCTGAGCGCCGTCGGGACGGTGACCACGGGCCCGGCCGGTACGCCGAGCGCGAACCTGGCGGCCTACCACACGGCGTTCCTGGTCGCCGCAGGTCTGGCTCTGGTCGCGGCGGTGCTGTCGCTGTTTGTCTCCGACCGGGACGCCGCCCCCACCATGGTGCGCAAGCCCCGGGCGAAGGGTCCGGCGATGGTCCCGGCGCCGAGCCTGGACAGCTGA